The Electrophorus electricus isolate fEleEle1 chromosome 8, fEleEle1.pri, whole genome shotgun sequence genome contains the following window.
TACTTTTAtccactgtttattttttacactgacatacattatatataaatatagttcAGAAAGCtattttaaagaattttgtACAAACACTGAAACTAGTTTGGATAAGGTGTTATATATAAATTCTTGTGTAATTATATACAATtttatataagtattatataaaATACTTGTGTAATTCCCAAGGGAGtcattgttcagtgtttttacaCAAGGGCAATACTctttattacataaatgaacatttgaaaAGTGTTTTACAACCTAGCTACAGCACATCAATAACTATAGGCAAATATTTAGATttagttaacttttttttgcttttgtatttaCTAGAAATCAGATTTAGATCTAATTGAAATTATATTAGATATTGCTAGTTACCAATATGTAACTAGTTACCACTGTGCACAGCATATTACATAAAAATACTTAATTAAGCAAAAAAGCCatattttgttacatttctgCAGAAGATGACTACATTGCTATTCAGAGATATGTATTTTTTCCAGATTATAATTATTTACCTGTTTCCAGACTGAATTTATATGGACCAGGAAAAATGAACAGACGTTTATGCTGCTCACTTGTCATCTAGTGCCATGAAAACTCTTAGATTGGCCATGAGAGCATGCGTGGGAATGAAGCATTGTGTATGTATCTCATATAAATtgcatgtgcaaatgtttttatgTGCACTAAAGGTTTTCAATGGCTGATTAATAAAATGgacacaaaagaaacacacaggaacacacaaagacataacAAATCCCTCTTAAATAAACTACTCTAACTTACTCTAAGGCTCATGCTATCAAGTGTCATAATATAAAGCACAAAGAATATCCTCAGCTTTAGAAAGTTCTAGCCTGTAAATACAAGATCCATtcagcagcaaaacaaacattttaaccaaCAGTCCAATTGATTTAAagatacaatataataataataataataataatattaataataataacaataataataataacaataataccaTGACAAAggtgatgataataataataataataataataataataataataataataatatacacaaCAATTTTAGCAGGATTTGTGTGTGGCAGGATGaatgaaaatctttattttcataCCAGTGCTCTTCCCATCTGAATTCCCCAAACATGCCGTACATCTAGTGGAGCTCCCACCTGCCTCAATGTTGTTTCAAAGCATGCTAGGGAAGCCTGGGTGCTGATCCATGGTCTTACCCTCCTGAGAGATGCTCTGACAAGCCCCTACCTGCATTTTGTAGGgccatgatttttttttcttcttggtgaactttttctttctttcttcttggtTTTATTCCTTATTTTCTTGACTGGTTATGTATTGTGTAAGGAAGTTGGTGGTTCATAAGAGTTAGGAATGCAGTGAGGCCTATGCTAACAAATACAGCTTAAATGGTATGGCCATGGCcaataaacaattaaaagcaCTTGTAAACTTGTAAGATGATCTGGACCTTTTAGgcatattttgtgttgttttactTTTGAGTCCTGAAGCTGGTCTCCTTTGATATCACAGTAAATTTCTTCTTGGAAGATTTAACAACCTTTTCCAAATATGTTGGTATTTCCTGTGAAAACTTGAAATTGATTAACTAGCTTCAGAAGCCACTGGCTGTTTCCACGGAGCCATTTTACAAGGTGCAGTGTAATTGATCTGATGCTGCACATAAACATTGGTTTGTCTGAGTCTGACAGTCTCACAGTTAACGGGGTGAAAATAGGGACACTGTGTTTTCCCTAACCTGTCAAGTGGTAATTGGCCAACAGTTTCCTATAATAGCAATATGCCACTGGGACTGCACCTTTTAAATCATGTACAAAATAATTGGATGCCCATACAACAAAAtaaagagatgtgtgtgtttcataagACTCTATAAAGATTAAATATTAGGGTATTAAAATTGCACATATATTTTCCAAAGAAGCaagagacatacacagagaataAATAACAATGTACTGAATTTGTAATGTTAGCCACATATATTGAATATGGAgcatattacaaacacaaacgtTTGTCACAGTACTACAATATTTTAACTCAaaacttctgtttttttctacACCCAAATATGCATGTGTTCTTACAAGCAGTtgatatgtgttttttttttctttttcataggGTGTCCCTCTGGATCCATAAATGACACTAAAGTGATGGGAGAGAGGTAAACACTGGGGGATGAGAGCCATCAACAATGTTATCTCCAGAGAAAATAGGCACAAGCTAGTCTGAGGTGGTAAAAGACTACAACTCTAACGCTTCCCCACAGGAAACTCCTCTGTAAGTGTATATGTTGCACCAGTATGGCATGATAACAGGCTGAAGTAATATATCTAGCTGATGTGAAAAATCCTTTTCTGGATTGGACCCGGGGCATCTATTGCaccttcatacacacaaaaaagctaACTATCCTGCCAAAATACTGTGAGGCTCAATACAGCCTATTACAATCTACAAGTGACGTCTTCAGCTGTTAGCTGCCAGCTTTGTTCATGGCTTCCAGGAAGGCATCAGTGGTTTGTAGTGGTGGCATGGTGATGAGTGCCTTCTTCTGGACTATGGCCATAACCTACCTGACTTACATAGGTGGAGTGAATGGGGACTGCTGGCTCATTGAAGGGGAAAAGGGCTTTGTTTGGCTGGCAATCTGCAGCCAAAACCAGCCACCTTATGAGGCCATCCCTCAGCATATTAACAGCACCATTGTGGATCTTCGCTTGAATGAAAATAAGATCAAAAGTATCCATTATTCTGCCCTTAGCCGCTTTGCCAACCTAACATACCTGAACCtgacaaaaaatgaaattagtTATATAGAGGATGGTGCTTTTTCAGCCCAGTTCAACTTGCAGGTACTTCAGTTGGGTTTCAATAAACTGCGCAACTTAACAGAGGGGATTCTCAGGGGGTTGGGCAAGCTGCAGTATCTCTACCTCCAGGCCAACTTGATCGAGACTGTGACACCCAATGCCTTCTGGGAGTGCCCAAACTTAGAAAATATAGACCTCTCCATGAATCGCATTCAGGTACTAGATGGGTCCACCTTCACCAGCCTGACTAAGCTGACAACTTGTGAACTTTACACCAACCCCTTCAACTGCTCCTGTGAGCTGCTGGGCTTTGTTAAGTGGCTATCAGTCTTCCCCAATAGGACGAATGAACGTATGGTGTGTGATTCTCCTGCGGGCTTCTCTGGCTACAGCCTCCTGAGCCAGAATCCAAACAATCCCACTCAACGCAATGCACTGCATGTGCTGTCCACTGTGTGCACGGAGTATGATGTCACTCCATATGGCCCTGTGCCTCCTGAGACCACCACTTGCCCTCCAGACCCATGCGGGCTTGAGGACTGCCCCTCTGGCACTGAGCCAGATGAGATAAGCATCAGCCCCACCTATCCAGACCTGGATGTGAACCCGGTCATGAAGCTAAAACAAATCTCTCACACAAATGCAATCATCACTGTTCAGATCCCCCAACCTTACAAGAAAATGTATATCCTTGTTCTGTATAATAACAGCTTCTTTACGGATATTCAGAATCTGAAACGGCAAAAGGAGGACATTGAACTCAAAAACCTGAAACCCCACACTGATTATACCTACTGTGTGGCTTCTATACGCAATTCTTTGCGCTTCAACCACACCTGCCTAACATTATCCACAGGTCCCAgaagtgggagagtgagagagcctAATAATGCAACAGCAACTCACTACATCATGACCATCCTAGGATGCCTTTTCAGCATGGTAATCGTGCTAGGGGTGGTCTACTACTGCTTACGAAAGAAAAGACATGAAGATGAAAAGCACAAAAAGGCAGGTAGTATGAAGAAGAACATAATAGAACTCAAATACGGAGGTGAGCTGGAGGGAGGGACTATATCCAGGATGTCTCAAAAGCAAATGATGGCAGGTGAAAGTATGTCGCGCATGCCATATTTACCTTCTGTGAGTGAGCTGGATCAGTACAAACTTCAGGACATTGTTGACAcaccaaaaatgtcaaaaggaaACTACATGGAGGTGAGAACTGGGGAGCACCCAGACCGCAGAGAATGTGATATGTCTATGCCAAGCAATAGCCAAGGCTCTGTTGCTGAGATCTCCACAATTGCAAAAGAGGTGGATAAAGTTAATCAGATCATTAACAACTGCATAGATGCTCTGAAGTCAGAGTCAACTTCTTTCCAAGGGGTGAAATCTGGGGCTGTTTCCACAGCAGAGCCCCAGTTAGTTTTGATCTCAGAGCAACCACAGAGCAAGGGTGGTTTCCTGTCCCCTGTCTACAAAGATAGCTACCACCACTCTTTACAGAGACACCACTCCTCAGATTCCTCACCAAAGAGGCCCAGCACGGCCACTGGTGGTCCCATGCGTAGTCCGAGGCCTTACCACTCTGAGGGGCCATACAAGTCAGAGTCGAAGTACATAGAGAAGACCTCACCAACAGGTGAGACCATCATGACCATTACTCCAGCAGCTGCCATACTAAGGGCAGAAGCAGATAAGATCCGTCAGTACAGTGAGCATCGGCACTCTTACCCTGATGCCCAGATCGAAGAGCTGGAGGGACCAGAGAGTCGCAAGACATCCATTCTGGAACCCCTGACGCGGCCTCGGCCCAGAGACCTGGCTTATTCCCAACTCTCTCCACAATACCACAACCTCAGCTACACCTCTAGCCCTGAGTACTACTGCAAGCCAACGAACAGCATCTGGGAGCGCTTCAAGCTTCATCGCAAACGTCATAAAGACGAAGAATACATGGCAGCAGGCCATGCCCTGCGTAAAAAAGTGCAGTTTGCTAAGGATGAGGACCTGCATGACATTCTAGATTATTGGAAAGGTGTGTCAGCCCAACATAAATCTTAATCTGACAGTGTTtgttcaagtttttttttttttttgctgttggaTTGCAAGAACTGATCAAAAGTGATAGAAACTActgaaatcacattttaatggaaaaatacTACAACACAGCCAACTTTGACTTAAGGGGGAAGTCAAATTGGGAATACAATCTTAGTTTTGTGAGTTCACTGAAATTAAAGAACATACTTTAAAGGACAAGACAAAActgcaaatttaaaaatatatatgttcaaGTGGATTATAAGTATTTGGTTTCGCATGGCCAAGTCCTGTGACAATGGATTTGATATTGTGTATggtgagaaataaaaaaaaaaaaaaaaaaaaaaaaaaaatctaacaaaaaaaGTCATCCTACAATGAGACATCTTCTGACAACTTTGTATTTCTTCTGTCTGTATACTAATGAACAGTTCTCTCTATATATTTGAGTTATAAATACAAAGGGACTAATGTACAGATAGTGTTTCTATATTTGCAAGGTTTGCTGgttaaaagtaaagaaaaatacatgaCATGATTCGGGTTTAGACCATGGATTTTTGAATAAGCTCCTGTGATATTTGATGATATTTGATAATGAATGTTTAAGCGCCCTATTAGATAAACATTCACTGGATACTGGAATGGTATATCTCCCTTCAAACTACAGTCTACTATATTctgctttctcattttcttttttctttattcacatcacaaaacaaaatgcgCAGTATGATAATATTATTAAAGGCCAGttaatttgtgtaatttataACAATGAAAAAGATCAGTTGGATGGAAAATCTGAAACACCTGCATAACTGATAGTTGATAGTGTCACAGTGGGGAAAATCTACAGTAGGGATGAAAAGATGGTATCAATGAAAACCCTTCTCAGTGGAACTCAATTTGGACACTTTGCATTTGTGATTTGTCTTTTGGTTATTTTGCTCCCAGATGCCTACCTTTGCTTCAAACTTACTATGCCTGCTGTAGTAAAGATTCCAGTGTTCCATGGTATCTGATGGACAGCCAAAATGCATGAGTAGCAGCGCATTCCATTTCTTGCAGAGATTTCCTCTGTTCTCTAACCCTG
Protein-coding sequences here:
- the elfn1a gene encoding protein ELFN1 gives rise to the protein MASRKASVVCSGGMVMSAFFWTMAITYLTYIGGVNGDCWLIEGEKGFVWLAICSQNQPPYEAIPQHINSTIVDLRLNENKIKSIHYSALSRFANLTYLNLTKNEISYIEDGAFSAQFNLQVLQLGFNKLRNLTEGILRGLGKLQYLYLQANLIETVTPNAFWECPNLENIDLSMNRIQVLDGSTFTSLTKLTTCELYTNPFNCSCELLGFVKWLSVFPNRTNERMVCDSPAGFSGYSLLSQNPNNPTQRNALHVLSTVCTEYDVTPYGPVPPETTTCPPDPCGLEDCPSGTEPDEISISPTYPDLDVNPVMKLKQISHTNAIITVQIPQPYKKMYILVLYNNSFFTDIQNLKRQKEDIELKNLKPHTDYTYCVASIRNSLRFNHTCLTLSTGPRSGRVREPNNATATHYIMTILGCLFSMVIVLGVVYYCLRKKRHEDEKHKKAGSMKKNIIELKYGGELEGGTISRMSQKQMMAGESMSRMPYLPSVSELDQYKLQDIVDTPKMSKGNYMEVRTGEHPDRRECDMSMPSNSQGSVAEISTIAKEVDKVNQIINNCIDALKSESTSFQGVKSGAVSTAEPQLVLISEQPQSKGGFLSPVYKDSYHHSLQRHHSSDSSPKRPSTATGGPMRSPRPYHSEGPYKSESKYIEKTSPTGETIMTITPAAAILRAEADKIRQYSEHRHSYPDAQIEELEGPESRKTSILEPLTRPRPRDLAYSQLSPQYHNLSYTSSPEYYCKPTNSIWERFKLHRKRHKDEEYMAAGHALRKKVQFAKDEDLHDILDYWKGVSAQHKS